From the Candidatus Neomarinimicrobiota bacterium genome, the window CCACTATTGCAGGCGCTTCCTGAATCAAATCGTCCTTAACCAGGGCATCCACCATGAATAAGGCGAAATCGATGCGCCGGGTCATGTTGCTCTCCAGGATGGGATCACCAATATGATGGCTCCAGACGGGAAAGCCCTGGCTTTCACCTTCTTCCAGATCACTGCCTCGTACCACGGTCCACTTTGTGTCGCTTTTGAAGATGCGGTCGCAGGCTTCGACCTGGTCATCCAACTCCAGCATTCTGGTTATCTTTCCAATCCAACGACCAATGACAACCTGAATCTTGAGCAGACGCGAATAGATATCTTGATTATCACGGGTAATGTGCCATCCGCAGGAGAAGATGAGGCGAGCATTGGGTTGGGCAAAATCAAGAACAGCCTGGGCGGTTCCGGAAGCATATTGTTGAACCCCCCAGGGCACCAGGACAGTGAGGACGCCATCACAACCGTTAACCGCCTGTTTAATGAGTTCTCTATCATTGGTAGCTCCAGGGAGAATGGTCATCTTATCTCTATAGTCATCCAGCTTGCCCACACTTTTTTCCCGGCACACGCCAACCACTTCGTAACCCAGATCCAGACAATGCTGAACCATATATCTTCCCAGTTTTCCTGATGCCCCCACGACACAGACTTTCATATATACTCCTAAGGATAATTATTGAGATTGTTATGTGTGTGAAACTAGACAGATTCTTTCAAACGAGAACAATTAATCACTTCAGAGGTTCAGACTTGATTTGAATGCATCTAAAATGGTATCCAGCTCTGAACCATATACAGTTCCAAACATCTCTCGGTAGCTTTCTGGTGCTTCGATATAGAGTTTGATGTAGTCTTGCAGAGCTGCCAGACCGTACTGATTTACCAAATAGTCTATGAAAAGCTGGTAGTAGGTGTAATTCAACTTGAGGTTGGGGAAGGACATTTCAAGAGGATTTTGCTCTCTTAAACTGCCAAAACTGATCTGCCTTGATTTGCATATCTCGACGAATTCCCAGGGGGAGTAAAAATGATGGCCACTGAAATATTGGGCAATCCCTTCCAGTAACCAACCCTGTTCATGCATCTTTAAAGCCTTCCTGAAACTGGTGTTCTGATCCATGAGCATATGAGACAACTCATGCTTCAAGTAGGTCTTAATGCCAAAGGAAGATCGTCTTGCTGTGGGTCCAATATAAATCAGGTTAAGCATGCTTAAGGAAACGGAATAACCCGAGCCCCTCAACCAGGGAGCAAACCGTTTCATGCTGGTGGTTGGATCTACAATGATGATGGTACACTTCTTCTGGTAGCTAAGCTTGTGAAACGTCTCTTCCTTATCCAGGATTGTATCGATGTGGAAGACAATAGAATCCGACGAAGTCATATTCTGGATATAGATATTTGCTTTGGAGGATGGGATTTTTTGAAAACCAGGTTTTATGGGACTCCAGGCGAAGAGGGGGCCCCAGAACAGATAGAACAGCAATCCCATTGAGATGATGGTAACAATATAGGTGATCTTTTTTTTAAACATGGTCTGAGGTATCTTAAAACCGCCAAGTGGCGGAAGGTTTCACCTTACTTCTGGAGCAGACTTTTTTGCCAGCCTGAATAGATCAAAGCTCATCAGGGGATACCATATCAGGTAGGCTACCATACCAAAGGATAAATACTCTGTGATCCCT encodes:
- a CDS encoding NAD(P)H-binding protein, encoding MKVCVVGASGKLGRYMVQHCLDLGYEVVGVCREKSVGKLDDYRDKMTILPGATNDRELIKQAVNGCDGVLTVLVPWGVQQYASGTAQAVLDFAQPNARLIFSCGWHITRDNQDIYSRLLKIQVVIGRWIGKITRMLELDDQVEACDRIFKSDTKWTVVRGSDLEEGESQGFPVWSHHIGDPILESNMTRRIDFALFMVDALVKDDLIQEAPAIVGCQTPSALAHSS